Proteins encoded within one genomic window of Flavobacterium oreochromis:
- a CDS encoding iron ABC transporter permease gives MKQNKNILLLVLFICLLIVTALASLRYGAVAISIEEIESAFFHWFYNFQNLPLNERIFLEIRLPRTILSVVVGAVLAVGGVLLQSLFRNPIVEPGMIGTSSGAAFGAAFFIVLGNILEISIGEWSLPLVACLGGVLGTMFVLILLDTNKKEKIQLHYYY, from the coding sequence GTGAAACAAAATAAAAACATATTACTCTTAGTACTATTTATTTGTTTACTAATCGTTACTGCTCTAGCTTCTTTACGATATGGAGCAGTAGCGATTTCTATAGAAGAAATAGAAAGTGCTTTTTTTCATTGGTTTTATAATTTTCAAAATTTACCACTTAATGAACGTATTTTTTTAGAAATCCGTTTGCCTAGAACGATTTTAAGTGTAGTTGTAGGGGCTGTATTAGCCGTTGGAGGTGTACTCCTTCAATCTTTGTTTAGAAATCCAATTGTAGAACCAGGAATGATAGGTACTTCTAGCGGAGCTGCGTTTGGAGCTGCATTTTTTATTGTTTTAGGGAATATACTAGAAATTTCAATAGGGGAATGGTCATTACCTTTAGTAGCTTGTTTAGGAGGTGTTCTAGGAACAATGTTTGTATTAATATTGTTGGATACCAATAAAAAGGAAAAGATTCAATTACATTATTATTACTGA
- a CDS encoding FecCD family ABC transporter permease, whose translation MSGVGFMGYIARDPQARSITFWNLGTLSGANWKSVQIVSIIGFLGIYFAFKLGKPLNTLILGEDEAGYLGVDLRKLKLKVLTINVIMISVATSFVGVIGFIGLIVPHILRMLIGSDNRNLISYSALLGGIILCIADFVARNILSPAELPIGIVTSIVGVPVFIFLLRKRNYFF comes from the coding sequence ATGAGTGGAGTAGGTTTTATGGGGTATATCGCACGTGATCCACAAGCTCGTTCTATTACTTTTTGGAACTTGGGAACCTTATCAGGAGCTAATTGGAAATCTGTCCAAATAGTAAGTATTATTGGGTTTTTAGGTATTTATTTTGCTTTTAAATTAGGGAAACCACTTAATACACTCATTTTAGGGGAAGATGAAGCAGGTTATTTAGGAGTTGATTTAAGAAAATTAAAATTAAAAGTATTAACGATTAATGTTATTATGATTTCTGTTGCAACTTCATTTGTTGGAGTTATTGGATTTATAGGTTTAATTGTTCCTCATATATTAAGAATGCTTATAGGTTCTGATAATCGAAATTTAATTTCATATAGTGCACTTTTAGGGGGAATTATTTTATGTATTGCTGATTTTGTTGCGCGAAATATTTTGAGTCCGGCAGAACTTCCTATTGGGATTGTTACTTCTATAGTAGGAGTACCTGTTTTTATTTTTCTTTTACGAAAACGTAATTATTTCTTTTAA
- a CDS encoding ATP-binding cassette domain-containing protein, whose product MIRIENISYKIGNKTILENISTTFEPGKINLIIGPNGAGKSTLIKLISGQIKPSEGRLFFQNILIIFLWIS is encoded by the coding sequence ATGATACGTATTGAAAATATCAGTTATAAAATAGGTAATAAAACGATACTTGAAAATATTTCAACTACTTTTGAACCAGGTAAAATTAATCTTATTATAGGTCCTAATGGTGCAGGTAAATCAACTTTAATCAAATTGATTAGCGGACAGATAAAACCTTCTGAAGGAAGACTTTTTTTTCAGAATATACTAATAATCTTTCTATGGATCAGTTAG
- a CDS encoding ABC transporter ATP-binding protein encodes MDQLAKRRAVLSQNIEVHFPINVQEIVMMGRYPHFDSIPTPKDREIVNKVVAFFEIENLVERNFMTLSGGEKQRVHFARVMAQIWEEEEDRILIMDEPLTFLDIHYQYDFMYKIKELSKQKKLLIIGVLHDLNLTAKFADQIYVINKGYLKYTGTKKEIFKPEIIEKIYAIKPMIFQKENEYFISF; translated from the coding sequence ATGGATCAGTTAGCTAAAAGAAGGGCTGTGCTTTCTCAAAATATAGAAGTTCATTTTCCTATTAATGTACAAGAAATAGTGATGATGGGGCGTTATCCTCATTTTGATTCTATTCCTACTCCAAAAGACCGTGAAATAGTAAATAAAGTAGTAGCGTTTTTTGAAATTGAAAACTTGGTTGAACGTAATTTTATGACCCTAAGCGGAGGTGAAAAACAACGTGTTCATTTTGCCCGTGTAATGGCACAGATATGGGAAGAAGAAGAAGATCGAATTCTTATTATGGATGAACCCTTGACTTTTTTAGATATTCATTATCAATATGATTTTATGTATAAGATAAAAGAGTTAAGCAAACAAAAAAAATTACTTATTATTGGTGTTTTACATGATTTAAATCTTACAGCTAAATTTGCAGATCAAATTTATGTCATTAATAAAGGGTATCTTAAATATACAGGAACTAAAAAAGAAATATTTAAGCCTGAAATTATTGAAAAGATATATGCTATTAAACCAATGATTTTTCAAAAAGAGAATGAATATTTTATAAGTTTTTAA
- the era gene encoding GTPase Era, protein MSHKAGYVNIIGNPNVGKSTLMNAFVGERLSIITSKAQTTRHRILGIVNGDDFQILFSDTPGIIKPAYELQSSMMDFVKSAFEDADVLIYMVEIGEKDLKDEAFFNKIIHSKIPVLLLLNKIDKSNQEQLEEQVSLWKEKVPNAEIFPISALENFNVQAVFDRIIELLPISEPYYPKDALTDKPERFFVNEAIREKILLNYDKEIPYACEVETEEFKEDDDIIRIRSLIMVERDTQKGIIIGHKGAAIKKVGIQAREELEKFFGKQIHIELYVKVNKDWRSNERQLRRFGYNQK, encoded by the coding sequence ATGTCGCACAAAGCAGGATATGTTAATATCATAGGAAATCCTAATGTTGGTAAATCAACTCTAATGAATGCCTTTGTAGGTGAACGATTATCTATCATTACGAGTAAAGCACAAACAACTCGTCATCGAATTTTAGGTATTGTAAACGGTGATGATTTTCAAATATTATTTTCTGACACCCCTGGTATTATTAAACCTGCATATGAGCTACAAAGTTCTATGATGGATTTTGTTAAATCAGCATTTGAAGATGCAGATGTACTAATTTACATGGTTGAAATAGGTGAAAAAGATTTAAAAGATGAAGCTTTTTTTAATAAAATTATTCACTCTAAAATTCCTGTTCTTTTATTATTAAATAAAATAGACAAATCAAATCAGGAGCAACTAGAAGAACAAGTAAGTTTATGGAAAGAAAAAGTGCCTAATGCTGAAATTTTCCCTATTTCTGCTTTAGAAAATTTTAATGTACAAGCAGTTTTTGATAGAATTATAGAATTACTACCTATATCAGAACCTTATTATCCTAAAGATGCTTTAACAGACAAACCTGAACGTTTTTTTGTAAATGAAGCGATTCGTGAAAAAATATTATTAAACTATGACAAAGAAATTCCTTATGCTTGCGAAGTAGAAACAGAAGAATTTAAGGAAGATGACGACATTATTAGAATCCGTTCTTTAATAATGGTAGAACGTGATACTCAGAAAGGTATTATCATAGGACACAAAGGAGCTGCTATTAAAAAAGTAGGGATTCAAGCTCGTGAAGAATTAGAAAAATTCTTTGGCAAACAAATTCACATTGAATTATATGTAAAAGTCAACAAAGATTGGCGCTCAAACGAAAGACAATTAAGACGTTTTGGATATAACCAGAAATAA
- a CDS encoding group III truncated hemoglobin: protein MIKINNFINLISYIGHIMRDIETREDLLFIMKEFYDKLLADDKINFFFNKVTHVAQHLDQHLDILCTFWEQALFLKGGYVNNMFQIHKDVHDKLPFLKEHYDIWLDYLYDSIDPYFEGKVAEQMKKMAVNMATVLKIKLV from the coding sequence ATGATAAAAATCAATAATTTTATTAATTTAATTTCTTATATTGGTCATATTATGAGAGATATTGAAACAAGAGAGGACTTATTGTTTATAATGAAGGAATTTTATGATAAACTTTTAGCAGATGATAAAATTAATTTCTTCTTTAATAAAGTGACCCATGTTGCTCAACATTTAGATCAACATTTGGATATTTTGTGTACTTTTTGGGAACAAGCCTTGTTTTTAAAAGGAGGATATGTGAATAATATGTTTCAAATACACAAAGACGTTCATGATAAATTACCGTTCCTAAAAGAACATTATGATATTTGGTTAGATTATTTATACGATAGCATTGATCCTTATTTTGAAGGAAAGGTTGCAGAACAAATGAAGAAAATGGCAGTTAATATGGCTACAGTTCTAAAAATTAAATTAGTTTAA
- a CDS encoding RMD1 family protein yields the protein MKIKVTAIQLAEIINIKNFRNELEGGNYTFSGSEFFKQIEQHKFIYLLDYGVVVFANFNTEEEAEWLERIRKHQESPIAMLLKEKYYVNIKEENTYFEVKNNEVILTELDSSAIRIIMLNVAQSVALEYYEIITGKLVSSTKEFILQLENTGKINISKKNLLRYIGQVLNVKNSIVDNLYILDDPNSVWENERLDALNKKMKFNFEILPRFKDVDYRLSIVENNLKIFTEVLNVKESSRLEWIIILLITFEIIMSFIR from the coding sequence ATGAAAATAAAAGTTACTGCCATTCAATTAGCTGAAATCATTAATATCAAAAATTTCAGAAATGAGTTAGAAGGAGGTAATTATACTTTTTCTGGCTCAGAGTTCTTTAAACAAATCGAACAACATAAGTTTATTTATCTATTAGATTATGGTGTAGTTGTTTTTGCTAATTTTAATACTGAAGAGGAAGCAGAATGGCTGGAAAGAATAAGAAAACACCAAGAGTCTCCCATAGCTATGCTTTTAAAAGAAAAATATTATGTTAATATAAAAGAAGAAAACACATACTTTGAGGTTAAAAATAATGAAGTAATTTTAACTGAATTAGACAGCTCAGCTATACGAATCATCATGTTGAATGTGGCGCAATCAGTTGCACTCGAATATTATGAAATTATTACAGGCAAATTAGTCTCTTCTACCAAAGAGTTCATCCTTCAATTAGAGAATACTGGAAAAATAAATATTTCTAAAAAAAATCTTTTAAGATATATTGGTCAAGTATTAAATGTAAAAAATAGCATCGTTGATAATTTATACATATTAGATGATCCTAACTCCGTTTGGGAAAATGAAAGATTAGATGCTCTAAATAAAAAAATGAAATTTAATTTTGAGATTCTACCTCGTTTTAAAGATGTTGACTACCGATTATCGATAGTAGAAAACAATTTAAAAATTTTCACAGAAGTTCTTAATGTAAAAGAAAGCTCACGTTTAGAATGGATCATTATCTTATTAATAACTTTTGAAATAATAATGTCATTTATTAGATAA
- a CDS encoding lipopolysaccharide biosynthesis protein: MSVIARQSIKYSIVGYFSTLVGIFSTVFLYPYNLDFSGKLQFVYQTALLILPVIALGIMHANVRFFPEMSEKNTEQDLFKFSVVFILSNFLLGLILLGLASLLFPRIKIMNFWAYTPYILSVALLLSLIQLTSKYISIKKRIVVPNIFENLFPKLGMITGFILLFWNQLQEEQALWIFVAFFGMAFLGMLFYLNRLEKLTKKVDFTFLKQNKFGKDLFIYSFYTFLGSMGSVIALNIDTYMIGEMLSFQEVSIYNTSLNLVRMITVPALGVYSISAPIIAQYISENKMQDLKNLHHKTSLYLFVIGVLLFGLVTVGIEDLFTLMKNGDKLAKGLPVLYIMGFALLFDLATGFNGYIITNSKYYKFNNTTTVALALLTILTNFIFLFWFKLGIIGVSIATAISLTTYNLIKIYFNYKKFGIHPFSWKFLHLSLVLIFVIIIGQLLPNTSYKLINLCYKPFVALSIFCIMNWIFKIVPIKDILPKSLMR; the protein is encoded by the coding sequence ATGAGTGTAATAGCCCGTCAAAGCATTAAATATAGTATAGTAGGATACTTTAGTACATTAGTAGGTATTTTTTCTACCGTATTTTTATATCCATATAATTTAGATTTTTCAGGAAAATTACAATTTGTATATCAGACTGCCTTATTGATTTTACCAGTAATAGCATTAGGCATTATGCACGCTAACGTGCGTTTCTTTCCTGAGATGTCAGAAAAGAATACTGAACAAGATTTATTTAAGTTTTCTGTTGTATTTATCCTCAGCAACTTTTTACTAGGGTTAATATTATTAGGTTTAGCAAGTCTACTTTTTCCACGTATTAAAATAATGAATTTCTGGGCTTATACGCCTTATATTCTTTCAGTAGCCTTATTACTTTCATTAATTCAATTAACATCAAAATATATTTCAATAAAAAAACGAATTGTCGTTCCTAATATTTTTGAAAATCTATTTCCAAAGTTGGGAATGATAACGGGTTTTATTTTATTGTTTTGGAACCAATTACAAGAAGAACAAGCTTTATGGATTTTTGTTGCTTTTTTTGGAATGGCGTTTTTAGGAATGCTATTTTACCTGAATCGATTAGAAAAATTAACTAAAAAAGTTGATTTTACATTTCTAAAACAAAATAAATTTGGCAAAGATCTTTTCATATATTCATTTTATACCTTTTTAGGAAGTATGGGATCAGTCATTGCATTGAATATTGACACCTATATGATAGGTGAAATGTTGAGTTTTCAAGAGGTTTCTATTTATAATACTTCACTTAACTTAGTCCGAATGATAACTGTTCCTGCATTAGGTGTTTATAGTATCTCAGCTCCTATTATTGCACAATATATTTCCGAAAATAAAATGCAAGATTTAAAAAATTTACATCATAAAACATCTTTATACTTATTCGTAATTGGAGTTCTGTTATTTGGATTAGTTACCGTAGGCATTGAAGATTTATTTACTTTGATGAAAAATGGTGATAAATTAGCTAAAGGATTGCCTGTATTATATATTATGGGATTTGCCTTGCTATTTGATTTAGCAACGGGTTTTAATGGCTATATTATTACTAATTCTAAATATTATAAATTTAATAATACCACTACCGTAGCTTTAGCCCTATTAACGATTTTGACTAACTTCATTTTTTTATTTTGGTTTAAATTAGGAATCATCGGTGTATCTATAGCAACTGCTATTTCATTGACGACCTATAACTTGATTAAAATTTATTTTAATTATAAGAAGTTTGGTATTCATCCGTTTAGCTGGAAATTTTTACACTTATCATTAGTCCTCATTTTTGTAATTATTATTGGTCAATTATTACCTAATACTTCTTATAAATTAATTAATTTATGTTACAAACCGTTTGTAGCATTAAGTATATTTTGTATAATGAATTGGATCTTTAAAATTGTTCCCATAAAAGATATTCTACCCAAATCATTAATGCGATAG
- a CDS encoding GNAT family N-acetyltransferase — protein sequence MIKEVKILNSDHKLQLLNLWNTEYPVSLHYKNHEAFEDYLSKIKNQRHFLYITDTGKITGWAYSFNREEERWFAIILSHTIQGKGIGKMMIKKIQTSENKLFGWVIDHNNSKKSNGEVYISPLIFYKKCGFDVLINERLETEILSAVKIYWNKELITLKSK from the coding sequence ATGATAAAAGAAGTTAAAATCCTGAATTCAGACCATAAGTTACAATTATTAAACTTATGGAATACAGAATATCCTGTCTCTTTACATTACAAGAATCATGAAGCTTTTGAAGATTACCTAAGTAAAATAAAAAATCAAAGACATTTTTTATATATTACTGATACAGGAAAAATAACAGGCTGGGCATATAGCTTTAACAGAGAGGAAGAACGCTGGTTTGCAATTATACTAAGCCATACTATTCAAGGTAAAGGGATAGGAAAAATGATGATCAAAAAAATACAAACATCTGAAAATAAACTTTTTGGATGGGTAATAGACCATAATAATTCAAAAAAATCCAATGGAGAAGTATACATTTCTCCTTTAATATTTTACAAAAAATGTGGATTTGATGTTCTAATAAATGAAAGACTTGAAACAGAAATACTTTCAGCTGTAAAAATCTATTGGAATAAAGAGTTAATAACCCTAAAAAGTAAATAA
- a CDS encoding FkbM family methyltransferase, giving the protein MAYFIQKRYYKTLASLRTGNYKCEPELLLIHQLLNEDSVFVDIGTNKGIYLYQAEKKIKSGKIFGFEPNESLVNYIQPLFPKIKLFSLAVSSITGTSVLHIPKKGNGLQDTRASLEDMGDNVEKIEIKTITLDDWVIQNNIEKLDLVKIDVEGHEFDTIKGSKKVLEILKPTFIIEIELRHAHYPINEIFNFIKSFNYEVFYFDRKSLSLKPFQVSKMEVFQKDDYLNDFNKYINNFIFIPK; this is encoded by the coding sequence TTGGCCTACTTTATACAAAAAAGATACTACAAAACCCTTGCTTCATTAAGAACAGGAAATTATAAATGTGAACCTGAATTATTATTAATTCATCAATTATTGAATGAAGATTCAGTATTTGTAGATATAGGAACTAACAAGGGTATTTATTTATATCAAGCCGAAAAGAAAATTAAATCTGGAAAAATTTTTGGTTTTGAACCCAATGAATCTTTAGTAAACTATATACAACCATTATTCCCAAAAATCAAGTTGTTCTCCTTAGCTGTTTCTTCAATTACAGGCACTTCAGTATTACACATTCCTAAAAAAGGAAACGGATTACAAGATACTCGTGCTTCGTTAGAAGATATGGGAGATAACGTAGAAAAAATAGAAATTAAAACGATTACATTAGATGATTGGGTAATTCAAAATAATATTGAAAAATTAGATCTTGTAAAAATTGATGTTGAAGGACATGAATTTGATACTATTAAGGGAAGTAAAAAAGTGTTAGAAATATTAAAACCTACATTTATTATTGAAATTGAATTACGCCACGCGCATTACCCTATCAATGAAATTTTTAATTTTATCAAAAGTTTTAATTACGAGGTTTTTTATTTTGACAGAAAATCATTGAGTTTAAAACCATTTCAAGTTTCTAAAATGGAAGTTTTTCAAAAGGATGATTATTTGAATGATTTTAATAAATACATTAATAATTTTATTTTCATTCCAAAATAA
- a CDS encoding GSCFA domain-containing protein, with amino-acid sequence MIFSLKIPINKTNETIDYQSDLLLLGSCFSENIGNKFSYFKFKTTVNPFGIIFNPISIQKLIKRIVEKKKFTEEDVFYHHDLWHCFQIHSELSNPDKEELLKKLNKLIELTNQKISELSHCVITLGTSWVYRMNKTGEIVANCHKVPQKEFTKEILSVETIQESLTNIISLIQTLNPTVKFIFTISPVRHIKDGFFENNVSKGNLFSAVNQLLSTSQVNAHYFPSYEIVMDELRDYRFYEKDMLHPNSLAVDYIWERFSESYFDSETVALMAEIESVQKSLSHRPFNPNTESHQKFLQKLETKKTILINKLSHLSF; translated from the coding sequence ATGATTTTTTCATTAAAAATACCAATTAACAAAACCAACGAAACAATAGATTATCAATCCGATTTATTGTTATTGGGTTCTTGTTTTTCAGAAAACATAGGTAACAAATTTAGTTATTTTAAATTTAAGACGACAGTAAATCCTTTTGGTATAATTTTTAATCCTATCTCAATTCAAAAATTGATAAAAAGAATTGTAGAGAAAAAAAAATTTACAGAGGAAGATGTTTTTTATCATCATGATTTATGGCATTGTTTTCAAATACATTCAGAACTTTCAAATCCAGATAAAGAAGAACTCTTAAAAAAACTAAATAAATTAATTGAATTAACGAATCAGAAAATAAGTGAGTTGTCCCATTGTGTTATTACACTAGGAACCTCTTGGGTTTATAGAATGAATAAAACAGGTGAAATTGTAGCTAATTGTCATAAAGTGCCACAGAAAGAATTTACCAAAGAAATACTTTCTGTGGAAACTATTCAGGAAAGTTTAACAAATATCATTTCTTTAATACAAACTTTAAATCCAACTGTGAAATTTATTTTTACTATTTCTCCAGTGCGTCATATAAAAGACGGTTTTTTTGAAAATAATGTAAGTAAAGGAAATTTATTCTCGGCAGTTAACCAGTTACTTTCTACCTCACAGGTAAATGCTCATTATTTTCCAAGTTATGAAATTGTTATGGATGAATTACGAGATTATCGTTTTTATGAGAAAGACATGTTGCATCCTAATTCGCTTGCAGTAGATTATATTTGGGAACGATTTTCAGAAAGTTATTTTGATTCAGAAACAGTAGCCTTAATGGCTGAAATAGAGAGTGTTCAAAAAAGTCTTTCACATCGTCCATTTAATCCTAATACAGAAAGTCATCAAAAGTTTTTACAAAAATTAGAAACTAAAAAGACAATATTAATAAATAAGTTATCTCATTTATCCTTTTAA
- a CDS encoding DUF4230 domain-containing protein, with protein MINLYKKLFFWLLILVLAFFTYQYFTNDNNTGAEYNSNLIQEQIKSVGKLVVTEGHYSQVMTFKDQDHYLGGLISFDKKALVVVNSDVTVAYDLRQMKYEIDDRSKTIRIVSIPKEEIKISPDIQYYDIEQSKFNEFTGADFNAITKKVKIDLAKKIQKSTLKSNAQNRLISELSKILLVTHSIGWKVEYNGGEVKTEADFKL; from the coding sequence ATGATTAATCTATATAAGAAGCTATTTTTTTGGTTATTGATTTTAGTATTAGCTTTTTTTACCTATCAATATTTTACCAATGATAATAATACTGGAGCAGAGTATAACTCTAATTTAATTCAAGAACAGATCAAAAGTGTGGGTAAATTAGTTGTTACTGAAGGGCATTATTCGCAAGTGATGACTTTTAAAGACCAAGATCATTATTTAGGAGGATTGATTTCGTTTGATAAAAAAGCTTTAGTAGTAGTAAATTCAGATGTTACAGTAGCCTATGATCTGCGCCAAATGAAATATGAAATTGATGATAGATCTAAAACAATTCGTATTGTTTCTATACCTAAAGAAGAAATAAAGATTAGTCCTGATATACAGTATTATGATATTGAGCAAAGTAAATTTAATGAATTTACAGGAGCAGATTTTAATGCTATTACTAAAAAGGTCAAAATAGATTTAGCTAAAAAAATTCAAAAATCTACTTTAAAATCTAATGCTCAAAATCGTTTAATAAGTGAACTATCAAAGATATTGTTAGTAACCCATTCTATAGGCTGGAAAGTAGAATATAATGGAGGAGAAGTCAAAACAGAGGCTGATTTTAAACTTTAA